The region tttaaaaaaaattaatgacctaaatagaaaatttccattttaggggggccggcATTCGCCTCTGCTCATGATGAAGTAATTTGTTTGATATTTGATTGATACATTGATTTTGTGTTTGGGATAATTGACAATTGAGAATAATTTGAGTGAGAATTTCTCAATTAATTTTATAGTCTTTGTTATATTGTCAGTATGATTAAACTCATAAGCTCACGACAATAGAAAGATGAGTCAGCCATTGATTACATTCAccaaatatataaacattaacaTCAAGATTAATTGTTTTTAGTCGTTCATTTTCGGAATCGACAAGATTAAATTACTTCAATCTTTTTTAAGAAGAGAGTGATTTATTTAGTATCAAAATTGAAGAATATAATTTCCAGATGTGAAAGTTAAAAATAAGTTGATATTTTATTTAGTGGAATCAAATTACAAGGGGTTgatttatacataattttatgAAATCCATCATTAGGGGTTTTTTATTCATTCTCCATACTCTTGCTTTTCACATTTCCCAGCTCTCTCTTCATATCctgcaagaaaaatgaaaaagaaaaaaaattcaatgtaaTTGAGATCAGCATTCTATATATGATCTGTTTTGTCAATCTTTCAAACTATCGATAATACTTCTCCAATATATAAATAGAAAGATATTGCGTTTCAATGTACTTCACATCTTCCTATGTTGACAATAATGTCCATACAAATTGAGCTAAAATTCAATCAATgatgaatttatatattttaataattgataaccaattgatttaattatgttagtcAATATCATAACTTACTAAATCAATAAATCAACATAGACTTAACTGAATGGGTTGGTTAAAGCCATTACATAGGTCATAactcaaattcaatttaaattcgaATTTTAGAAATGACATTGTTGAGAAAGACAATTCTAAACTCCGAATATAAACCGTATAATAGgcataaaaaatacttaaaaaaaaaagaaaaaagaaggaagaGAAAAGTTACTTGGAACAATCAGTAGCGGGGGTGATGGGAGGAAAGAAATTCTTGATACCACATTTCTGGCCAAGAAGAGGCACTCGATTAGGGTCAAATGGCCCAAGTAGTGGCAATATTGCTTTCAAGCACAGGCATAGTTCTATCCTATCTTCTTTGGCCTTTAGTTCGTTAATAAGACGTTTAGCACCAACACAACATTCCGGTGCCGGATCGGCTCCGCCTTTTATGAAGCCCTCGCAGGGGCTTAAGTAAAAGATAACCACATCGCACAATGGTGATGCTGCTGCAGTTTCTGTAATATCCCGACTAAAATTAAGGAACACCAGCATGGCTATAAAGTTGATTGAGCGAAACATGGTGGCCAAtcactttttcttttcgtttCCTTTTTGTTGATTTTATTGTGGTTTCTTTTGAAGCTTATGCATGCTTATTATAATATAGGTTGAAAGTATTTGGTGTCTCCTTATGGGGGAAGATGGGGTAAAAGCATCATAGAGAACCCTATATCAagagttagattacattttgatccctttacttaaaaaa is a window of Gossypium hirsutum isolate 1008001.06 chromosome D08, Gossypium_hirsutum_v2.1, whole genome shotgun sequence DNA encoding:
- the LOC107918904 gene encoding non-specific lipid-transfer protein, with product MFRSINFIAMLVFLNFSRDITETAAASPLCDVVIFYLSPCEGFIKGGADPAPECCVGAKRLINELKAKEDRIELCLCLKAILPLLGPFDPNRVPLLGQKCGIKNFFPPITPATDCSKI